A stretch of Halococcus saccharolyticus DSM 5350 DNA encodes these proteins:
- a CDS encoding EMC6-like membrane protein, with the protein MSTETVDERAGHRRSLTVLSLTTLSGIAAALVSSMLASAATDTIGLYPLAGAIVLQLPLLRLLGVDVEDFGVKDNLYVAFMTFSLWFVTWTILLTTGASL; encoded by the coding sequence ATGTCGACCGAGACCGTAGACGAGCGGGCCGGTCATCGCCGGAGTCTGACGGTTCTTTCCCTCACGACGCTTTCCGGTATCGCGGCCGCGCTCGTCTCATCGATGCTCGCGAGCGCCGCGACGGACACCATCGGGCTCTATCCGCTCGCCGGCGCGATCGTTCTCCAGCTACCGCTGCTTCGCCTCCTCGGCGTCGACGTCGAGGACTTCGGCGTGAAGGACAACCTCTACGTCGCGTTCATGACCTTCTCGCTGTGGTTCGTGACCTGGACGATCCTCCTGACGACCGGGGCCTCACTGTAA